A genomic window from Cupriavidus metallidurans CH34 includes:
- a CDS encoding PhaM family polyhydroxyalkanoate granule multifunctional regulatory protein, translated as MFGQLPDFTNSYEFLRKLWASGSGMPSGLMPGLSAMTPPMDLEGIDKRIHDLKAVESWLQLNSSLLRTTIQGLEVQRATLVALQTFGSALSPDAMQSAMENVARAASAPSAAPHHQYGAAETVSEAQADAENDEPADDDIDAPPESGAEASATSTGPAQVPPNASLWWDLMQQQFNQIASSAAAAANVTPFSNLGGFGASPAGSESATSTTSTTSTTSTTSAGDNKSGPAPKGAKTSGTKKAGTKTVARKSAKSATKPAAKTSGKPAAKKPAARKASAGKSTAKPETPPAPGTPEDTFE; from the coding sequence ATGTTCGGACAGTTACCCGATTTCACCAACAGCTACGAGTTCCTTCGCAAGCTCTGGGCTTCCGGCAGCGGAATGCCCAGCGGGCTGATGCCCGGCCTGAGCGCGATGACGCCCCCGATGGATCTCGAGGGCATCGACAAGCGGATTCACGACCTCAAGGCAGTGGAAAGCTGGCTGCAGCTCAACTCGAGCCTGCTGCGCACGACCATCCAGGGCCTTGAAGTGCAACGGGCCACGCTGGTAGCGCTGCAGACGTTTGGCAGCGCGCTCTCCCCCGATGCCATGCAGAGCGCGATGGAAAACGTGGCGCGCGCCGCCAGCGCCCCGAGCGCCGCACCGCATCACCAGTACGGCGCTGCCGAGACGGTCTCGGAAGCACAAGCCGATGCGGAAAATGACGAGCCCGCCGATGACGACATCGACGCGCCGCCCGAATCCGGCGCCGAAGCCTCGGCCACTTCCACCGGACCCGCCCAGGTGCCGCCCAATGCATCGCTGTGGTGGGACCTGATGCAGCAACAGTTCAACCAGATCGCCAGCAGCGCGGCGGCGGCGGCCAATGTCACGCCGTTCAGCAACCTTGGTGGCTTCGGCGCCAGCCCGGCAGGCAGCGAGTCTGCTACGAGCACCACGAGCACCACGAGCACCACGAGCACCACGAGCGCCGGCGATAACAAGTCCGGTCCTGCACCCAAGGGGGCGAAGACGTCCGGGACGAAGAAGGCGGGAACAAAGACCGTAGCCAGGAAATCCGCAAAATCGGCGACAAAGCCGGCGGCGAAGACATCGGGCAAGCCGGCTGCAAAGAAACCCGCAGCCCGAAAGGCATCGGCCGGGAAATCGACGGCCAAGCCTGAGACCCCGCCAGCGCCCGGCACGCCGGAGGACACGTTCGAGTGA
- a CDS encoding enoyl-CoA hydratase/isomerase family protein, with the protein MTTSDANTLPPRLARYRALTLRRHGPILEVIMGAAQSANQKLATADASMHRELAEIWRDISAEPEIRVALIRGEGKGFSAGGDLGLVEEMANDFETRTRVWHEARDLVYNVINCDKPIVSAMHGPAVGAGLVAGLLADISIAAKTARIVDGHTRLGVAAGDHAAIVWPLLCGMAKAKYYLMLCESVSGEEAERIGLVSLAVEEDELVAKAFEVANRLAAGSQTAIRWTKYALNNWLRMAGPAFDTSLALEFMGFAGPDVHEGMASLRQKRPPEFK; encoded by the coding sequence ATGACCACTTCCGACGCCAATACCCTGCCCCCGCGCCTTGCGCGCTATCGCGCCCTGACCCTGCGCCGCCACGGCCCCATCCTTGAGGTGATCATGGGCGCGGCCCAATCGGCCAACCAGAAACTGGCCACCGCCGACGCCTCCATGCACCGCGAACTGGCCGAGATCTGGCGTGATATTTCGGCGGAACCCGAAATCCGCGTGGCGCTGATCCGTGGCGAAGGCAAGGGCTTCTCGGCCGGCGGCGACCTCGGACTGGTCGAGGAGATGGCCAACGATTTCGAGACGCGCACCCGCGTCTGGCATGAGGCACGCGACCTGGTCTACAACGTCATCAACTGCGACAAGCCGATCGTCTCCGCGATGCATGGCCCGGCCGTTGGCGCGGGGCTGGTAGCCGGGCTGCTGGCCGATATCTCGATCGCGGCAAAGACCGCGCGCATCGTGGATGGCCATACCCGGCTGGGTGTGGCCGCCGGCGATCATGCCGCCATCGTCTGGCCGTTGCTGTGCGGAATGGCCAAGGCCAAGTACTATCTGATGCTGTGCGAGTCGGTCAGCGGCGAGGAAGCCGAGCGGATCGGCCTGGTATCGCTGGCGGTGGAAGAAGACGAACTGGTCGCGAAAGCGTTCGAGGTGGCCAACCGGCTTGCTGCCGGATCGCAGACCGCCATCCGCTGGACCAAGTACGCGCTCAACAACTGGCTGCGCATGGCCGGCCCCGCGTTCGATACCTCGCTGGCGCTCGAATTCATGGGCTTTGCCGGCCCCGACGTGCACGAAGGCATGGCGAGCCTGCGTCAGAAGCGGCCGCCCGAATTCAAGTAA
- a CDS encoding fumarylacetoacetate hydrolase family protein, whose protein sequence is MKLATLKDGSRDGQLVVVSRDLKTAHFATDIAGKLQTVLDDWAFYAPQLQDLYDALNAGRSRHPFPFQTKDCMAPLPRAYQWADGSAYVNHVELVRKARGAEMPPEFWTDPLMYQGGSDDFIGPQDDIVCASEAFGIDFEAEVAVITGDVRMGATPDQAGEAIRLVMLANDVSLRNLIPAELGKGFGFFQSKPATAFSPVAVTPDELGDAWRERRVHRPMVVHWNSKKVGSPDCGTDMVFDFGQLIAHICRTRNVRAGSIVGSGTISNVDRSKGYCCIAEKRMIETIDGGKPETEFMKYGDAVRIEMFDAEHKSIFGAIDQVVAAP, encoded by the coding sequence ATGAAACTCGCCACCCTGAAGGATGGTTCGCGCGACGGCCAGCTCGTCGTTGTCTCGCGCGACTTGAAAACCGCGCACTTCGCCACCGATATCGCAGGCAAGCTCCAGACCGTGCTCGACGACTGGGCCTTCTACGCGCCGCAGCTCCAGGACCTGTATGACGCGCTGAACGCCGGCCGGTCACGCCACCCGTTCCCGTTCCAGACCAAGGACTGCATGGCGCCGCTGCCGCGCGCGTACCAGTGGGCCGACGGCTCGGCCTACGTGAACCACGTGGAACTGGTGCGCAAGGCGCGCGGCGCGGAGATGCCGCCCGAGTTCTGGACCGACCCGCTGATGTATCAGGGCGGCTCCGACGACTTCATCGGCCCGCAGGACGACATCGTCTGCGCCAGCGAGGCCTTCGGCATCGATTTCGAGGCCGAAGTGGCCGTGATCACCGGCGACGTGCGCATGGGCGCCACCCCCGACCAGGCCGGGGAGGCCATCCGGCTGGTGATGCTGGCCAACGATGTTTCGCTACGCAACCTGATCCCGGCCGAACTCGGCAAGGGTTTCGGCTTCTTCCAGAGCAAGCCCGCCACGGCGTTTTCGCCGGTGGCGGTCACGCCGGACGAACTCGGCGACGCCTGGCGCGAGCGCCGCGTGCATCGCCCGATGGTGGTCCACTGGAACAGCAAGAAGGTGGGCTCGCCCGACTGCGGCACCGATATGGTGTTCGACTTCGGCCAGCTGATTGCCCACATCTGCAGGACGCGCAACGTGCGCGCGGGCAGCATCGTCGGCTCGGGCACGATTTCGAACGTCGATCGCAGCAAGGGGTACTGCTGTATCGCCGAAAAACGCATGATCGAGACGATCGACGGCGGCAAACCCGAGACCGAGTTCATGAAGTACGGCGATGCCGTCCGTATCGAGATGTTCGACGCCGAACACAAGTCGATCTTCGGCGCGATCGACCAGGTGGTGGCCGCACCATAA
- a CDS encoding IclR family transcriptional regulator, with translation MTAAEDDDTRDDIADDTRRAGIQSIEVGFRLLQALAASPRAMMLRDLAAAADMSPAKAHRYLVSFQRLGAVTQDAVSQRYDLGPFALQLGLAGLNRLDPVRKARPILSQLRDEIDQTAGIAVWGNHGPTIVHWEESSHPVSASLRLGDVMPMLNSATGRLYGAYLSRRQTLPLIERELATRGTVPLPDMPVSLDEYDAICADVREHGAARTRGGVLPGINAISTPVFDANGHLAMALIVLGAQSVFDAEWGGTVDRRVRDIARQISSELGYLDGNQRAGQTGQTS, from the coding sequence ATGACCGCAGCCGAAGACGACGATACCCGGGACGATATTGCCGACGACACCAGGCGTGCGGGCATCCAGTCCATCGAGGTGGGATTCCGGCTGCTGCAGGCGCTGGCCGCGTCGCCGCGCGCGATGATGCTGCGCGACCTGGCCGCGGCGGCGGACATGAGTCCGGCCAAGGCGCACCGCTATCTGGTTAGCTTCCAGCGGCTGGGCGCCGTGACGCAGGACGCCGTGAGCCAGCGCTACGACCTTGGCCCGTTCGCGCTGCAGCTTGGCCTGGCCGGGCTGAACCGGCTCGACCCGGTGCGCAAGGCGCGCCCGATCCTGTCGCAGCTGCGTGACGAGATCGACCAGACCGCCGGTATCGCCGTGTGGGGCAACCACGGGCCGACCATCGTCCACTGGGAGGAATCGAGCCATCCGGTCAGCGCCAGCCTGCGGCTCGGTGACGTCATGCCGATGCTCAACTCGGCCACGGGCCGCCTTTATGGGGCTTATCTGTCGCGCCGCCAGACACTGCCGCTGATCGAGCGGGAACTGGCCACGCGTGGCACCGTCCCACTGCCTGACATGCCCGTATCGCTGGACGAATATGACGCGATCTGCGCGGACGTGCGAGAGCACGGCGCGGCACGCACGCGCGGCGGGGTGTTGCCGGGCATCAATGCGATCTCCACGCCCGTGTTCGACGCGAATGGCCATCTGGCGATGGCGCTGATCGTGCTCGGCGCGCAGAGCGTATTCGATGCAGAATGGGGCGGTACGGTGGATCGGCGCGTGCGCGATATCGCCCGGCAAATCTCTTCGGAACTCGGTTACCTAGATGGCAACCAACGGGCCGGACAAACCGGTCAAACCTCGTAG
- a CDS encoding DUF3108 domain-containing protein gives MVILLVVAAHLLALLRLVHAPAPSLPDIEPTPTLDAILLPPPKPPAPPAPPPPVPAPRPVPQPPAPSPPPKPAPPEPAPALATAESGQTTTTTGSGGEGSAAAAPPAATPAAPAAPPSPPAPRYDAPPSVVLRYASFVNGVQNPDGRITWQQDGQHYRLAVETRVLWFRFAFQSSGDMNDGGLNPTRYEEARRSKVEVARFDRTAGTVVFETRGGQVPMPSAFQDRFSVFLQLVGWARGDPQRYATPGVTETFNVSDTREVEVMQVQYVGEQDIDIGIDRVRTKHFVRLPRHPNDKRKVEIWLAPSLNWMPARLRQTEPDGTQIDLVYRSSETH, from the coding sequence GTGGTCATTCTGCTGGTGGTGGCCGCCCATTTGCTGGCGCTGCTGCGTCTGGTTCATGCGCCGGCGCCGAGCCTGCCCGATATCGAGCCGACCCCAACGCTCGACGCCATCCTGCTGCCGCCGCCCAAGCCACCGGCTCCGCCGGCGCCTCCTCCGCCCGTGCCCGCGCCACGACCGGTGCCGCAGCCGCCAGCCCCTTCACCACCGCCAAAACCTGCGCCGCCGGAACCCGCGCCGGCACTCGCCACGGCGGAAAGCGGCCAGACCACGACAACCACCGGATCAGGCGGAGAGGGATCGGCGGCGGCTGCGCCGCCCGCAGCGACGCCGGCAGCCCCAGCGGCCCCACCGAGCCCGCCCGCGCCCAGGTACGACGCACCGCCGTCGGTGGTGCTGCGCTATGCCAGTTTTGTCAATGGCGTGCAGAACCCCGATGGCCGGATCACGTGGCAGCAGGACGGTCAGCACTACCGGCTGGCGGTGGAAACCCGCGTGCTCTGGTTCCGCTTTGCGTTTCAGAGCTCGGGCGACATGAACGACGGGGGGCTGAATCCCACACGTTACGAGGAGGCCCGGCGCAGCAAGGTCGAAGTCGCCCGCTTTGATCGCACGGCAGGCACAGTGGTGTTTGAAACGCGTGGCGGACAGGTGCCAATGCCGTCAGCATTCCAGGACCGCTTCAGCGTGTTCCTGCAACTGGTTGGGTGGGCGCGGGGCGATCCGCAGCGCTATGCGACCCCGGGCGTGACGGAGACGTTCAACGTGTCCGACACGCGGGAAGTGGAAGTCATGCAGGTGCAGTACGTTGGCGAACAGGACATTGATATCGGTATCGACAGGGTGCGCACGAAGCACTTCGTGCGCCTGCCGCGCCACCCGAACGACAAACGCAAGGTGGAAATCTGGCTGGCGCCGTCCCTGAACTGGATGCCGGCGCGTCTGCGTCAGACGGAGCCTGATGGCACTCAGATCGATCTCGTCTATCGTAGTAGTGAGACACATTGA
- the pcaD gene encoding 3-oxoadipate enol-lactonase — translation MSDTSASTASQTNRLRVGDVHLQVRVDGTEGPWVILAHALGANLTLWDDTARHLAARYRVLRFDMRGHGGSDAPVGAYTMTRLADDVVALMDELDIAQAHFCGVSVGGMVAQTLGVRHPERLLSLTLVDTIHHTPLEARAMWADRIGQVEAHGMGGTVESTLNRWLTAPFRERHPEIVERIRKMLLETPVRGYVGVAQAIEAFDLARAISRIHCPTLVVVGDKDEGSPVSIAEAIAREIHGSRLEVLPDAAHLSFIEQPERFHAMFDAFLGHAACGGQCDIP, via the coding sequence ATGTCTGACACTTCCGCATCGACCGCGTCGCAAACGAACCGGCTTCGGGTCGGGGATGTGCATTTGCAAGTGCGCGTCGATGGTACCGAAGGCCCTTGGGTGATCCTGGCCCATGCGCTCGGTGCGAATCTGACTTTGTGGGATGACACCGCGCGGCACCTTGCCGCACGCTATCGCGTGCTGCGTTTCGACATGCGGGGCCATGGGGGTAGCGATGCGCCGGTGGGCGCCTACACGATGACGCGGCTGGCCGACGACGTGGTGGCGCTGATGGACGAACTCGATATCGCGCAGGCCCACTTCTGTGGGGTGTCGGTGGGCGGTATGGTGGCGCAGACGTTGGGCGTGCGCCATCCGGAGCGGCTGTTGTCGCTGACGCTGGTGGACACGATTCACCACACGCCGCTGGAAGCCCGGGCGATGTGGGCCGACCGGATCGGACAGGTGGAAGCGCATGGCATGGGCGGGACCGTCGAGTCGACGCTGAATCGGTGGCTGACCGCACCGTTCCGGGAGCGGCACCCAGAAATCGTCGAGAGAATCAGGAAAATGTTGCTGGAAACACCAGTGCGCGGCTATGTTGGTGTAGCGCAGGCCATCGAAGCCTTCGATCTGGCCCGCGCGATCTCCCGGATTCACTGCCCGACGCTAGTGGTGGTCGGCGACAAGGACGAGGGCTCGCCGGTGTCGATCGCCGAAGCCATCGCCCGTGAGATTCACGGTTCAAGGCTGGAAGTGCTGCCGGACGCGGCGCACCTGTCATTCATCGAACAACCGGAACGTTTCCATGCGATGTTCGACGCGTTCCTGGGACACGCGGCTTGTGGCGGCCAGTGTGATATTCCGTAA
- a CDS encoding BTH_I0359 family protein: MQMIYNSDNYCIVEFGADVEHATLASGGYEIVDKNLKREIFLGGLMAETFRADVTRLIESEPSVEEVDEFLGKFDTVMNNPLVMH, encoded by the coding sequence ATGCAAATGATCTACAACAGCGACAATTACTGCATTGTCGAGTTTGGAGCAGACGTCGAGCATGCGACCCTTGCCTCGGGCGGTTACGAGATCGTCGACAAGAATCTGAAACGCGAAATTTTCCTCGGTGGCCTGATGGCCGAGACCTTCCGCGCCGATGTGACGCGTTTGATCGAGAGCGAACCCTCCGTGGAAGAAGTCGATGAGTTTCTCGGCAAATTCGATACGGTGATGAACAACCCGCTGGTCATGCACTGA
- a CDS encoding rhodanese-like domain-containing protein, whose translation MQTLSPNDARTLLEGEPDALFIDCRSEMEYLFVGHPRGAHNVPWNDGPDWEVNPHFVQAVKKLAGQASARPVVLICRSGNRSSAAARALEGAGFATIYCVLHGFEGDLDAQRHRNTVNGWRHDGLPWEQY comes from the coding sequence ATGCAAACCCTCAGCCCCAATGACGCCCGGACCCTGCTCGAAGGCGAGCCCGATGCATTGTTCATCGATTGCCGCAGCGAGATGGAATACCTGTTCGTCGGTCATCCCCGCGGGGCGCACAACGTTCCCTGGAACGACGGCCCCGACTGGGAGGTCAATCCGCATTTCGTGCAGGCGGTGAAAAAACTGGCCGGGCAAGCCTCGGCCCGCCCGGTCGTGCTGATCTGCCGCAGCGGCAACCGGTCGTCCGCAGCCGCTCGCGCGCTGGAAGGCGCCGGATTCGCCACTATCTACTGCGTACTGCATGGATTCGAAGGCGACCTCGACGCCCAGCGCCATCGCAACACGGTCAACGGTTGGCGTCACGACGGGCTACCCTGGGAACAATATTGA
- a CDS encoding homocysteine S-methyltransferase family protein: MSAAQSQPRPYTRAASLPKLLRDRILILDGAMGTMIQRYKLTEADYRGTRFADHRIDVKGNNELLLLTRPQVITEIHEQYLAAGADLIETNTFGATRVAQEDYKMADLAYEMNVEAARLARAACDKYSTPDKPRFVAGAFGPTPKTASISPDVNDPGARNVTFEELRDSYYEQGKALLEGGADVFLVETIFDTLNAKAALFAIDQLFEDTGERVPVMISGTVTDASGRILSGQTVEAFWNSLRHAKPVTFGLNCALGATLMRPYIAELAKVCDAAVSCYPNAGLPNPMSDTGFDETPEVTSALVEEFAASGLVNLVGGCCGTTPDHIAAIAKSVANKTPRTWPGQYREDTAQSAA, encoded by the coding sequence ATGAGCGCCGCCCAATCCCAACCACGCCCCTACACCCGGGCCGCCAGCCTGCCGAAGCTGCTGCGCGACCGCATTCTGATTCTCGACGGCGCGATGGGCACGATGATCCAGCGTTACAAGCTCACGGAAGCTGACTATCGGGGCACGCGCTTCGCCGACCATCGGATCGACGTGAAGGGCAATAACGAATTGCTGCTGCTGACCCGTCCGCAGGTCATCACGGAGATTCATGAGCAGTACCTGGCCGCCGGCGCCGACCTGATCGAGACGAACACGTTCGGCGCCACGCGCGTGGCGCAGGAAGACTACAAGATGGCCGACCTCGCGTACGAGATGAACGTCGAGGCCGCCCGCCTGGCGCGCGCCGCGTGCGACAAGTACAGCACGCCGGACAAGCCGCGCTTCGTGGCCGGTGCGTTCGGCCCGACGCCGAAGACGGCCAGCATCAGCCCGGACGTCAACGACCCGGGCGCGCGCAATGTCACCTTCGAGGAACTGCGCGATTCGTACTACGAACAGGGCAAGGCCCTGCTCGAAGGCGGGGCCGATGTGTTCCTGGTCGAGACAATTTTTGACACGCTCAACGCCAAGGCCGCGCTGTTCGCGATCGACCAGTTGTTCGAGGACACCGGCGAGCGCGTGCCGGTGATGATCTCGGGCACCGTGACCGATGCCTCGGGCCGCATTCTCTCCGGTCAGACCGTGGAGGCGTTCTGGAACAGCCTGCGCCACGCGAAGCCTGTCACGTTCGGCCTGAACTGCGCGCTTGGCGCCACGCTGATGCGCCCGTACATCGCCGAACTGGCCAAGGTGTGCGATGCCGCGGTGTCGTGCTACCCGAACGCCGGCCTGCCCAATCCGATGAGCGATACCGGCTTTGATGAAACGCCCGAGGTCACTTCCGCGCTGGTGGAGGAGTTCGCGGCATCCGGCCTGGTGAACCTGGTGGGCGGCTGCTGTGGCACCACGCCCGATCACATCGCTGCCATCGCCAAGAGCGTGGCCAACAAGACGCCACGCACCTGGCCCGGCCAGTATCGCGAAGACACCGCACAATCCGCCGCCTGA
- the metH gene encoding methionine synthase, with product MSQQNLPPRPMRLSGLEPFTIDDDTLFVNVGERTNVTGSKAFARMILNGQFDEALAVARQQVENGAQIIDINMDEAMLDSKAAMVRFLNLIASEPDIARVPIMIDSSKWDVIEAGLRCVQGKAVVNSISLKEGEEQFRHHATQIRRYGAASVVMAFDEKGQADTFERKTEICKRSYDFLVNEVGFPPEDIIFDPNIFAVATGIEEHNNYAVDFIEATRWIKQNLPYAKVSGGVSNVSFSFRGNDVVREAIHTVFLYHAIAAGMDMGIVNAGQLGVYDQLDPELRERVEDVVLNRRDDATDRLLEIADRFKGGGTKREENLAWRGTPEQPVPVGDRLAHALVHGITTFIVEDTEEVRQQIAARGGRPIEVIEGPLMDGMNIVGDLFGAGKMFLPQVVKSARVMKQAVAHLLPFIEEEKRLVAEAGGDVRARGKIVIATVKGDVHDIGKNIVSVVLQCNNFEVVNMGVMVPCNEILARAKVEGADIVGLSGLITPSLEEMAYVASEMQRDDYFRVKKIPLLIGGATTSRVHTAVKIAPNYEGPVVYVPDASRSVSVASNLLSDEGAAKYLDELKSDYDRIRTQHANKKATPMVSLAQARANKTPIDWSAYVPPKPKFIGRRVFRNYDLSELANYIDWGPFFQTWDLAGKFPDILNDEIVGESARRVFSDGKSMLARLIQGRWLTANGVMALLPANTVNDDDVEIYTDESRSKVALTWNNLRQQSERPVVDGVRRPNRCLADFIAPKSSGVADYIGLFAVTAGIGVDKKEAQFEADHDDYSAIMLKALADRLAEAFAECLHERVRKDLWGYDAAESLNNDQLVAEAYRGIRPAPGYPACPEHTVKAPMFAFLDAADIGMGITEGLAMTPAASVSGFYLSHPDSTYFSIGKIGQDQLDDMVARRGEDRLTLERALAPNL from the coding sequence ATGAGCCAGCAAAACCTGCCCCCGCGTCCGATGCGCCTGTCCGGTCTGGAGCCGTTTACGATCGACGACGACACGCTGTTCGTCAACGTTGGCGAGCGTACCAACGTCACCGGTTCGAAGGCATTCGCGCGCATGATCCTGAACGGCCAGTTCGACGAAGCCCTGGCGGTGGCCCGCCAGCAGGTGGAGAACGGCGCGCAGATCATCGACATCAACATGGACGAGGCGATGCTCGATTCGAAGGCGGCGATGGTGCGCTTCCTGAATCTGATCGCATCTGAGCCGGACATCGCGCGCGTGCCGATCATGATCGATTCGTCGAAGTGGGACGTGATCGAGGCGGGCCTGCGCTGTGTGCAGGGCAAGGCCGTGGTGAACTCGATCTCGCTCAAGGAAGGTGAGGAACAGTTTCGCCACCACGCCACGCAGATCCGCCGTTATGGCGCGGCCAGCGTGGTGATGGCATTCGACGAGAAGGGCCAGGCGGACACGTTCGAGCGCAAGACCGAGATCTGCAAGCGCAGCTACGACTTCCTCGTGAACGAAGTGGGCTTCCCGCCCGAGGACATCATCTTCGATCCGAACATCTTCGCGGTGGCCACCGGTATCGAGGAGCACAACAACTACGCGGTGGACTTCATCGAAGCCACGCGCTGGATCAAGCAGAACCTGCCGTACGCCAAGGTCAGCGGCGGGGTGTCGAACGTGTCGTTCTCGTTCCGCGGCAACGACGTGGTGCGCGAGGCGATCCACACCGTGTTCCTGTACCACGCGATCGCGGCGGGCATGGACATGGGCATCGTCAACGCCGGCCAGCTTGGCGTGTACGACCAGCTCGACCCGGAATTGCGCGAGCGCGTGGAAGACGTGGTGCTGAACCGTCGCGACGACGCCACCGATCGCCTGCTGGAGATCGCCGACCGCTTCAAGGGCGGTGGCACGAAGCGGGAAGAGAACCTGGCCTGGCGCGGCACGCCCGAGCAACCGGTGCCGGTGGGCGATCGCCTGGCGCACGCGCTGGTGCACGGCATCACCACGTTCATCGTCGAGGACACCGAGGAAGTGCGCCAGCAGATCGCGGCGCGCGGTGGCCGTCCCATCGAGGTGATCGAGGGGCCGCTGATGGATGGCATGAACATCGTCGGCGACCTGTTCGGCGCGGGCAAGATGTTCCTGCCGCAAGTGGTGAAGAGCGCCCGTGTGATGAAGCAGGCCGTGGCGCATCTGCTGCCGTTTATCGAGGAAGAAAAGCGCCTGGTGGCCGAGGCCGGCGGCGACGTGCGCGCGCGCGGCAAGATCGTGATCGCCACCGTGAAGGGCGACGTGCACGACATCGGCAAGAACATCGTGTCGGTGGTGCTCCAGTGCAACAACTTCGAAGTGGTCAACATGGGCGTGATGGTGCCGTGCAACGAGATCCTGGCGCGCGCTAAGGTCGAGGGCGCGGACATTGTCGGGCTGTCCGGCCTGATCACGCCGTCGCTCGAGGAAATGGCCTACGTTGCCTCGGAGATGCAGCGCGACGATTACTTCCGCGTGAAGAAGATTCCGCTGCTGATCGGCGGCGCCACCACATCGCGCGTGCATACCGCGGTCAAGATCGCGCCGAACTATGAAGGCCCGGTGGTCTACGTGCCCGATGCCTCGCGCTCTGTCAGCGTGGCGTCGAACCTCTTGTCTGACGAAGGCGCGGCGAAGTATCTGGACGAGCTGAAGTCCGACTACGACCGCATTCGCACGCAGCACGCCAACAAGAAGGCCACGCCGATGGTGTCGCTGGCCCAGGCGCGCGCCAACAAGACGCCGATCGACTGGAGCGCCTATGTGCCGCCGAAGCCGAAGTTCATCGGCCGCCGCGTGTTCCGCAACTACGATCTGTCCGAACTGGCCAACTACATCGACTGGGGCCCGTTCTTCCAGACCTGGGACCTGGCCGGCAAATTCCCGGACATCCTAAACGACGAGATCGTCGGCGAATCGGCCCGACGCGTCTTCTCGGATGGCAAGAGCATGCTGGCTCGCCTGATCCAGGGACGCTGGCTGACGGCCAACGGCGTGATGGCGCTGCTGCCGGCCAATACGGTCAATGACGACGACGTCGAGATTTATACCGACGAGTCGCGCAGCAAGGTCGCGCTGACCTGGAACAACCTGCGCCAGCAGAGCGAGCGTCCGGTGGTGGATGGGGTGCGTCGCCCGAACCGTTGCCTGGCTGATTTCATCGCGCCGAAGTCGAGCGGCGTGGCCGACTACATTGGCCTGTTCGCGGTCACGGCCGGGATCGGCGTGGACAAGAAGGAGGCGCAGTTCGAGGCCGACCACGACGACTACAGCGCCATCATGCTCAAGGCGCTGGCCGATCGTCTGGCCGAGGCGTTCGCCGAATGCCTGCACGAGCGCGTGCGCAAGGATCTCTGGGGCTACGACGCCGCAGAGTCGCTGAACAATGATCAGCTCGTCGCCGAGGCGTATCGCGGTATTCGTCCGGCACCCGGCTATCCGGCGTGCCCGGAGCACACGGTCAAGGCGCCGATGTTCGCGTTCCTCGATGCTGCCGACATCGGCATGGGCATTACCGAGGGGCTGGCCATGACGCCGGCGGCATCGGTGAGCGGCTTCTACCTGTCGCATCCGGACTCGACCTACTTCAGCATTGGCAAGATCGGCCAGGACCAGCTCGACGATATGGTGGCCCGTCGCGGCGAGGACCGCCTTACGCTCGAGCGCGCTCTGGCGCCGAACCTGTAG
- a CDS encoding response regulator, with the protein MIRVLIADDHEIVRAGLRQFIAEEPDIEVTGEAGSGDEVMAQLRDSEFDVLVLDISMPDRNGIDVLKLIRQRLPALPVLILSTYPEDQYAINLIRAGASGYLTKESAPDDLVKAIRTVAQGRRYVSPTVADLLIGGLDKPTDQPVHRTLSEREFQIFCKLSRGQSVSVIADELFLSVKTVSTYRSRILEKMGMKTNADLTYYAIKNGLVE; encoded by the coding sequence ATGATTCGCGTCCTGATCGCCGACGATCACGAGATCGTGCGTGCAGGTCTGCGCCAGTTCATTGCCGAGGAGCCTGACATCGAGGTGACGGGCGAAGCTGGCAGCGGCGACGAAGTGATGGCGCAGTTGCGCGACAGCGAGTTCGACGTGCTCGTGCTCGACATTTCCATGCCGGATCGGAATGGCATTGACGTGCTGAAGCTGATCCGACAGAGACTGCCTGCCTTGCCGGTGCTGATCCTGTCGACCTATCCGGAAGACCAGTACGCCATCAATCTGATACGTGCGGGAGCATCCGGTTACCTGACCAAGGAGTCGGCGCCGGACGACCTCGTCAAGGCGATCCGCACCGTTGCCCAGGGACGACGTTACGTGAGTCCGACCGTGGCCGACCTGCTGATCGGCGGACTGGACAAGCCCACCGATCAGCCCGTGCACCGCACGCTCTCCGAGCGCGAGTTCCAGATCTTCTGCAAGCTGTCACGCGGGCAATCCGTCTCGGTCATCGCTGACGAACTGTTCCTGAGCGTCAAGACGGTGAGTACCTATCGTTCACGCATCCTGGAGAAGATGGGGATGAAGACCAATGCCGATCTGACGTACTACGCCATCAAGAACGGCCTGGTGGAGTAA